A DNA window from Malus domestica chromosome 12, GDT2T_hap1 contains the following coding sequences:
- the LOC103430562 gene encoding leucine-rich repeat receptor protein kinase HPCA1-like, with product MATMRLLLLFLALCFSRLHVISSVTDPDDASALQSLKQTWSNVPPSWDKSSDPCGAQWEGVTCNDSRVTALGLSAINVKGKIEGDIGGLSELRSLDLSFNKGLTGSLSPRLGDLSKLNILILAGCSFTGSIPSELGNLKELTFLALNTNNFTGSIPASFGKLSNLYWLDLADNQLTGPIPVSTAVAPGLDQLVKAKHFHFNQNQLSGIIPARLFSSKMVLIHILFDGNRFSGTIPSTIFSVQTLEVLRLDRNALTGPVSSNITNLINLGELNLAYNDLNGSLPDLTGLNSLNYVDLSNNSFDPSEAPLWFSTLPSLTTIVLEYGALQGTVPEKMFSIPSLEQVKLKNNAFNDTLNMGDSISQQLTLVDLQNNDIPRITLGYEYQNTLILVGNPVCTNGSSSNAFCQLPQPNTKPYTTSTNCPSATCPGGQQQSPQSCQCGYPFEGTLYFRAPSFRDLTNVNLFHSLEMSIWVKLGLTPGSVSLENPFFDINDYLQIHLALFPSSGTHFNRSEVIRIGFDLSNQTYKPPKEFGPYIFIPAQYNFPDARKSSMSTGVIIGISAGCLVLVLGLVVLGIYAIRQKKRAERAIGLSRPFASWAPSGKDSGGAPQLKGARWFSYDELKKCTNNFSDSNEIGSGGYGKVYRGILSDGQVIAIKKAQQGSMQGGLEFKTEIELLSRVHHKNVVGLLGFCFEQGEQMLVYEFMPNGTLRESLLGRSGIYLDWKRRLRITLGSARGLAYLHELANPPIIHRDVKSSNILLDEHLTAKVADFGLSKLISDSGKGHVSTQVKGTLGYLDPEYYMTQQLTEKSDVYSFGVVMLELITARQPIEKGKYIVREVRLVMDKNDEEHCGLGDLIDRSIRNSGTLIGFGRFLELAMQCVEDSAADRPTMSELVKAIETILQNDGMNTNSTSASSSATDFATSKGAPKHPYNDGLPKKDVNDSSGTFDYSGGYAVSAKIEPK from the exons ATGGCAACCATGCGGTTGCTGCTGCTCTTTCTGGCTTTGTGCTTTTCTAGGCTTCATGTGATCTCCTCTGTTACAGACCCGGATGATG CTAGTGCACTCCAATCCTTGAAGCAGACATGGAGCAATGTTCCACCCAGCTGGGACAAGTCAAGCGATCCGTGTGGGGCGCAATGGGAAGGCGTCACTTGCAACGACTCGAGGGTGACTGCATT GGGATTATCAGCAATAAACGTGAAAGGGAAAATTGAAGGCGACATCGGGGGCCTCTCTGAATTAAGATCCTT GGATCTTTCATTCAACAAAGGTCTCACCGGTTCTCTCTCTCCGCGATTAGGGGATCTGAGCAAGCTAAACATCCT GATCCTAGCTGGTTGCAGCTTCACTGGAAGTATTCCGAGTGAATTGGGGAATCTAAAAGAGCTAACCTTCTT GGCTTTGAATACGAATAACTTCACCGGTAGCATACCTGCTTCTTTTGGTAAACTCTCCAACCTCTACTGGCTGGACCTGGCAGACAATCAGTTGACTGGACCTATCCCAGTTTCAACCGCCGTTGCTCCCGGCTTAGACCAACTGGTGAAGGCTAAACATTT CCATTTCAACCAGAACCAGCTTTCAGGTATCATTCCAGCCAGACTTTTCAGCTCCAAGATGGTACTGATCCATAT ATTGTTTGATGGAAATAGATTCAGTGGGACTATTCCATCAACAATATTTTCTGTTCAGACTCTTGAGGTTCT TCGGCTTGATAGAAATGCTCTGACGGGACCAGTCTCCTCAAATATCACAAACCTTATAAATCTCGGTGAACT AAATTTGGCCTACAACGATTTGAATGGCTCTTTACCCGACTTAACTGGATTGAATTCCCTCAATTATGT AGACCTTAGTAACAACTCCTTTGATCCATCAGAAGCTCCGCTTTGGTTCTCAACCTTACCCTCGCTCACCACTAT CGTTTTAGAATATGGAGCACTTCAAGGGACCGTGCCAGAGAAGATGTTCAGCATCCCGTCATTGGAGCAAGT GAAACTGAAAAACAATGCGTTCAACGATACATTAAACATGGGTGATAGTATCAGTCAGCAACTGACGCTTGTTGATTTGCAGAACAATGATATTCCCAGAATAACTCTGGGTTATGAATACCAAAATACATTAAT ACTTGTGGGGAACCCGGTGTGCACCAATGGGTCAAGCTCAAATGCTTTCTGTCAGCTTCCACAGCCAAATACGAAACCATATACTACCAGCACGAATTGTCCATCTGCTACATGCCCCGGGGGTCAGCAGCAAAGCCCTCAGAGTTGTCAATGTGGATATCCTTTCGAAGGAACATTGTATTTCCGAGCGCCCTCTTTCAGGGATTTGACAAATGTGAATCTGTTTCACTCACTAGAAATGAGCATATGGGTGAAACTTGGCCTCACTCCCGGTTCAGTGTCGCTTGAAAACCCTTTCTTCGACATCAATGACTATCTTCAAATACATCTGGCACTCTTTCCATCTTCAGGAACACATTTTAATAGGTCAGAGGTTATCAGGATTGGTTTTGATTTGAGCAATCAGACTTACAAGCCGCCGAAGGAGTTTGGACCCTACATTTTTATTCCAGCTCAATATAATTTCCCAG ACGCGCGTAAAAGCTCTATGAGCACTGGTGTTATTATTGGGATATCAGCTGGTTGTCTCGTTCTTGTTCTGGGCCTTGTGGTATTAGGAATTTACGCCATTAGGCAAAAGAAACGTGCGGAAAGAGCCATTGGATTAAGCAGACCTTTCG CTTCTTGGGCGCCAAGCGGAAAAGATAGTGGCGGTGCACCACAGTTAAAGGGAGCAAGATGGTTTTCGTATGATGAGCTTAAGAAGTGCACCAATAATTTCTCTGACAGTAATGAAATAGGATCTGGTGGCTACGGGAAG GTTTATAGGGGCATCCTTTCTGATGGACAAGTAATAGCAATCAAAAAAGCTCAGCAAGGATCAATGCAGGGCGGCCTTGAGTTCAAGACTGAAATTGAGTTGCTCTCGCGCGTTCATCACAAAAATGTGGTTGGTCTTTTGGGATTCTGTTTCGAACAAGGAGAGCAGATGCTGGTTTACGAGTTTATGCCTAATGGAACGCTTAGGGAAAGCTTGTTGG GGAGATCTGGTATTTATCTCGATTGGAAGAGGAGACTCCGAATCACTCTTGGCTCGGCAAGAGGACTGGCTTACTTACACGAGCTTGCGAATCCTCCTATAATCCACAGAGATGTTAAGTCCTCCAATATTTTATTAGATGAACATTTAACTGCGAAGGTTGCAGATTTTGGCTTGTCCAAGTTGATCTCTGACAGCGGAAAAGGACATGTCTCGACTCAGGTCAAAGGCACACTG GGATATCTGGATCCTGAGTACTACATGACTCAACAATTGACCGAGAAGAGCGATGTATACAGCTTTGGAGTCGTTATGCTTGAACTGATAACTGCTAGGCAACCGATTGAGAAGGGAAAATACATTGTCCGCGAGGTACGATTAGTGATGGACAAGAATGACGAAGAGCATTGCGGTTTGGGGGACTTAATAGACCGAAGCATTCGAAACTCAGGGACTCTCATCGGGTTTGGGAGGTTCTTGGAGCTAGCCATGCAATGCGTCGAAGATTCAGCTGCAGATCGTCCCACAATGAGTGAACTTGTGAAGGCTATCGAAACCATTCTGCAGAATGATGGGATGAACACAAACTCGACATCAGCATCTTCTTCGGCCACGGATTTTGCAACATCAAAAGGTGCTCCGAAACATCCCTACAACGATGGCTTGCCGAAAAAGGATGTCAATGACAGCTCCGGCACCTTTGATTACAGCGGTGGATATGCAGTTTCAGCGAAGATCGAACCCAAGTAG
- the LOC103450799 gene encoding protein SCARECROW-like, with amino-acid sequence MATCALLGDNGGDRISGNGSSNNNNSDSLGGGGGNPSYPMNNSTTNSNSSSVGQQPPKMVRKRMASEIEVQTTLTSRTAGSDYFRLSRRGIINNSPPVQPVNQNPNASKVNSSMFYPNHSTMQLPVPSSTNFAALTSPGGALLSPTSPSPSPSSAAAAGTWGPIDPLSFHRPLPVQPTTTSQTTTTPAVCGFSGLPLFPPEKTTPLNTSITATTPSSVSMEDGSSAATAWIDGIIKDLVHSSTNVSIPQLIHNVREIIFPCNPSLAALLEYRLRSISEPLPPPPLPLPVPSFNPTPIPDIRRRQQGGPGPGAFKLNMDSGALQDVAIFNPSTVENNDLYLQSWSGGAGGGGVGLSLPQPNPTPAPITCNQTNPHHQSPSFNQAIHQTQDKQLENSSPSSPAAEATTPTVAPAPTTTPATAPPEPTTSAVSLLREKKEEMRQQKRDEEGLHLLTLLLKCAEAVSADNFDEATKILLEISELSTPFGTSAQRVAAYFSEAMSARLVSSCLGIYASLPRSSVPTTHTQKMVSAFQVFNGISPFVKFSHFTANQAIQEAFEREDRVHIVDLDIMQGLQWPGLFHILASRPGGPPYVRLTGLGTSMEALEATGKRLSDFADKLGLPFEFFPVAEKVANLDPERLNISKREAVAVHWLQHSLYDVTGSDSSTLWLLQRLAPKVVTVVEQDLSHAGSFLGRFVEAIHYYSALFDSLGASYGEESEERHVVEQQLLSREIRNVLAVGGPSRSGEVKFHNWREKFQQTGFRGISLAGNAANQAALLLGMFPSDGYTLVEDNGTLKLGWKDLCLLTASAWRPPFHAAANPNLHY; translated from the exons ATGGCTACTTGTGCTCTTCTCGGTGACAATGGCGGCGATCGCATCAGCGGTAATGGCAGTAGTAACAACAACAATAGCGATAGCCTCGGTGGCGGTGGAGGAAACCCTTCTTACCCCATGAACAACAGCACTACCAATTCCAACAGCAGCAGCGTCGGGCAGCAGCCACCCAAGATGGTGAGAAAGCGAATGGCGTCTGAGATCGAAGTCCAAACCACCCTGACAAGCAGAACCGCCGGTTCGGACTATTTCAGGCTCTCCCGCCGCGGGATTATTAATAATAGTCCGCCAGTCCAGCCGGTTAATCAAAATCCAAACGccagtaaagtgaatagtagtaTGTTTTATCCCAACCACTCCACTATGCAGTTACCAGTACCATCTTCCACAAATTTTGCCGCTTTGACGTCACCTGGTGGGGCTTTATTGTCACCtacttctccttctccttctccttcttccgcTGCAGCAGCCGGCACCTGGGGTCCTATCGATCCATTGTCTTTTCATCGTCCTCTTCCGGTTCAGCCGACGACGACCTCCCAGACCACTACTACTCCTGCCGTTTGTGGGTTTTCAGGCCTGCCGTTGTTTCCGCCAGAAAAGACTACGCCTTTGAATACTAGTATTACTGCTACTACTCCGTCGTCCGTGTCCATGGAAGATGGGTCCTCCGCCGCCACGGCGTGGATAGACGGGATCATAAAGGACCTCGTCCACAGCTCCACCAACGTCTCCATCCCCCAGCTCATTcataatgttagggagattatCTTCCCTTGCAACCCCAGCCTCGCCGCTCTTCTAGAGTATAGACTCCGGTCAATATCCGAGCCGCTGCCGCCGCCTCCTCTGCCTCTTCCAGTTCCAAGCTTTAATCCAACCCCAATCCCGGACATAAGGAGGAGACAACAAGGTGGTCCTGGCCCTGGGGCTTTTAAGCTCAATATGGACTCCGGTGCACTACAAGACGTTGCAATCTTCAACCCATCAACGGTGGAAAACAATGACTTGTACTTGCAGTCGTGGTCTGGAGGAGCTGGCGGAGGAGGAGTTGGGCTGTCCCTACCCCAACCCAACCCTACTCCTGCCCCTATCACCTGCAACCAAACCAACCCACATCACCAAAGCCCTTCCTTCAATCAGGCAATTCATCAAACACAAGACAAGCAGTTAGAAAACTCTTCACCATCCTCCCCTGCGGCGGAGGCCACCACCCCAACAGTTGCACCCGCACCCACAACCACCCCCGCCACTGCCCCGCCAGAACCAACAACCTCAGCAGTATCCCTACtcagagagaaaaaagaagagatGCGGCAGCAAAAGCGAGACGAGGAAGGCCTCCACCTCCTCACCCTCCTCCTCAAATGCGCGGAGGCCGTCTCCGCCGACAACTTCGACGAAGCCACAAAAATCCTCCTCGAAATCTCGGAGCTCTCCACCCCGTTCGGCACCTCCGCCCAGCGCGTCGCCGCCTACTTCTCTGAAGCCATGTCGGCCCGCCTCGTCAGCTCCTGCCTCGGCATCTACGCCTCCCTCCCTCGCTCCTCCGTCCCCACCACCCACACACAAAAAATGGTATCCGCCTTCCAAGTCTTCAACGGCATCAGCCCCTTCGTCAAGTTCTCCCACTTCACAGCCAATCAGGCGATCCAGGAGGCGTTCGAGCGGGAGGACAGGGTTCACATCGTCGATCTCGACATAATGCAGGGTCTCCAATGGCCCGGGCTGTTTCACATCCTGGCCTCCAGGCCGGGTGGGCCTCCGTACGTGAGACTCACCGGCCTCGGAACCTCCATGGAGGCCCTAGAGGCCACAGGGAAGCGGTTGTCCGACTTCGCGGACAAGCTAGGGCTTCCATTTGAGTTCTTCCCCGTGGCGGAGAAAGTTGCGAACTTGGACCCGGAGAGGCTGAATATCAGCAAGAGAGAGGCTGTGGCGGTGCATTGGCTTCAGCATTCGCTTTACGACGTCACGGGTTCCGATTCCAGCACGCTCTGGCTTTTGCAGAG ATTGGCGCCAAAAGTGGTAACGGTGGTGGAGCAAGACCTGAGCCACGCGGGTTCGTTCTTGGGCCGGTTTGTGGAGGCCATACACTACTACTCTGCCCTGTTTGATTCCTTGGGAGCGAGCTACGGCGAGGAGAGCGAGGAGAGGCACGTGGTGGAGCAGCAGCTGCTCTCCAGAGAGATTCGTAACGTTTTGGCAGTGGGCGGGCCGTCGAGGAGCGGAGAGGTGAAGTTCCACAACTGGAGGGAGAAGTTTCAGCAGACCGGGTTCAGGGGGATTTCCCTGGCGGGAAATGCTGCAAATCAGGCCGCCTTGCTGCTCGGGATGTTCCCTTCCGATGGGTACACTCTGGTGGAGGACAATGGGACTCTTAAACTGGGGTGGAAGGATCTCTGCTTGCTCACCGCTTCTGCATGGCGGCCGCCCTTTCATGCCGCTGCTAATCCAAACCTACACTATTGA
- the LOC139189912 gene encoding uncharacterized protein — translation MGRHVFKRLLHDAHQVNPYFQQKLDRACRPGFSPHQKVIVALRMMAYASPTDSMDETHGMSESTCLDTLAELCNTIVQLYKKEYLREPNQEDLDRLICKAEDREFPGMIGSLDCMHWNWKNCPTGW, via the coding sequence ATGGGGCGTCATGTCTTCAAGCGTTTACTTCATGATGCCCATcaggtcaatccatactttcAACAGAAACTGGACAGAGCATGCCGccctggtttctcacctcatcagaaggttaTTGTTGCACTACGAATGATGGCATATGCCTCCCCAACTGattcgatggatgaaacccatggtatgtctgagtctacatgcctCGATACTCTTGCTGAATTATGTAACACAATTGTTCAGCTTTACAAAAAGGAGTACCTCCGcgagccaaatcaagaagatctggATCGACTCATTTGCAAAGCTGAAGACCGTGAGTTTCCaggcatgatagggtcattagactgcatgcattggaattggaagaactgtcccacTGGATGGTAA
- the LOC103450798 gene encoding probable galacturonosyltransferase 7 — MKGGVAGGGYSGKRRWKGLVIGVLGLVFLSMLVPLLFLLGLHNGFHPPGYVPEQRSSPSIGVYGTRIIINASNMSGGVGSKRVDDLVKKFAPTLSKDILKNISHKAISHQAKNETKNVNAVHNNEQASAVHNNEQAKGYSVPPHDDPQSQPIENNSKAGDSAQIIDYAKGGVDQSGKSCELKFGSYCLWREQHREDMKDAMVKRLKDQLFVARAYFPSIAKLSSQDKLSREMRQNIQEVERVLSESTTDADLPPQIKKKLQRLQASTAKAKTFHVDCNNVDKKLRQIYDMTEDEANFHMRQSVFLYQLAVQTMPKSHHCLSMRLTVEYFRSPFDDTDSSLADKYIDRTLQHYVIFSTNVLASSVVINSTVMHAEDSRKLVFHVLTDQENYFAMKLWFFRNTYKEATVEVLNMEQLNLDNRKLYLSLPLEFFVSYSIDAQSRTEYLSTFSHSHYLLPEIFQNLEKVVVLDDDVVVQQDLSALWSLNMEGKVNAAVQLCSVKLSLLKSVLGKNSFDKNSCAWMSGLNVIDLVKWRELDLTETYKKFVTEVMTQEGVNEAAALHASLLTFRDLIYPLDGSWALSGLGHDYNIDVYPIKKAAVLHYNGKMKPWLELGIPKYKRYWKIFLSREDQFLSDCNVNS, encoded by the exons ATGAAGGGCGGGGTTGCGGGCGGTGGTTATTCCGGGAAGCGGCGATGGAAGGGGCTGGTGATTGGAGTGTTGGGTCTGGTTTTTCTTTCCATGCTCGTTCCTCTTCTCTTCCTTCTCGGCCTTCACAATGGCTTTCACCCTCCCG GTTATGTACCAGAACAACGAAGTTCGCCTTCA ATTGGAGTATATGGTACAAGAATCATCATAAACGCTTCTAATATGTCAGGG GGGGTTGGTTCGAAGCGTGTAGATGATCTCGTGAAAAAGTTCGCACCAACCCTTTCAAAG GATATACTAAAGAATATTTCGCATAAAGCTATTTCACATCAAGCCAAAAATGAAACCAAAAATGTCAATGCCGTCCATAACAATGAACAAGCCAGTGCCGTCCACAATAATGAACAAGCAAAAG GATATTCAGTGCCACCTCATGATGATCCGCAATCACAACCCATTGAAAAT AACTCTAAAGCTGGTGACTCAGCTCAAATCATTGATTATGCCAAAGGTGGTGTGGATCAAAGTGGAAAATCATGTGAGTTGAAGTTTGGGAGCTACTGCCTTTGGCGTGAACAACATAGAGAAGACATGAAGGATGCTATGGTGAAGAGATTGAAGGATCAATTATTTGTAGCTCGAGCATATTTTCCTAGTATAGCGAAACTTTCATCACAGGACAAGTTGTCTCGTGAGATGAGACAAAATATTCAGGAGGTGGAGCGTGTACTTAGTGAAAGTACTACAGATGCTGATCTTCCCCCACA GATTAAGAAGAAGCTACAAAGGTTGCAAGCTTCAACAGCCAAAGCCAAAACATTCCATGTGGATTGTAATAACGTTGACAAGAAACTGAGACAAATATATGACATGACTGAGGATGAAGCTAACTTCCACATGAGACAAAGTGTCTTTCTCTACCAACTTGCTGTCCAGACGATGCCAAAGAGCCACCACTGCCTGTCAATGAGGCTGACTGTGGAATATTTTAGATCTCCTTTTGACGATACCGACTCCTCTCTGGCTGACAAATACATTGATCGTACATTGCAGCACTATGTCATATTCTCCACTAATGTACTTGCATCGTCAGTTGTAATCAACTCAACTGTAATGCATGCAGAA GATAGCAGGAAACTTGTTTTTCATGTGCTGACAGATCAAGAGAATTACTTTGCTATGAAACTATGGTTTTTCAGAAATACTTACAAGGAAGCCACAGTTGAGGTGTTAAACATGGAGCAGCTTAATCTGGACAACCGCAAACTCTATCTTTCACTGCCGTTGGAGTTCTTTGTCTCCTATAGCATTGATGCCCAATCTAGGACCGAATACTTATCTACTTTTTCTCATTCGCACTATCTTCTCCCTGAGATATTCCAGAATTTGGAGAAAGTTGTGGTTCTGGATGATGATGTTGTTGTCCAGCAGGACTTGTCTGCACTATGGAGCCTCAACATGGAAGGGAAAGTTAATGCTGCTGTGCAGTTGTGCTCAGTGAAGTTGAGTCTGCTGAAgagtgttcttggcaagaacagtTTCGATAAAAATTCATGCGCTTGGATGTCTGGATTGAATGTGATTGATCTGGTTAAGTGGAGAGAGCTCGATCTCACTGAAACTTACAAAAAGTTTGTAACGGAG GTGATGACGCAAGAGGGAGTAAATGAAGCTGCCGCACTACATGCAAGTTTGCTTACCTTTCGGGACTTGATTTATCCTCTTGACGGTTCTTGGGCTCTCTCTGGGCTAGGTCATGACTATAACATAGATGTTTATCCGATAAAGAAAGCTGCAGTGTTGCACTATAACGGGAAGATGAAACCTTGGCTTGAGTTAGGGATCCCAAAATATAAACGATACTGGAAGATTTTTCTGAGCCGAGAAGATCAGTTCTTGAGCGACTGCAACGTGAATTCATGA